From a region of the Babylonia areolata isolate BAREFJ2019XMU chromosome 21, ASM4173473v1, whole genome shotgun sequence genome:
- the LOC143296587 gene encoding neuronal acetylcholine receptor subunit alpha-7-like: MDDVMHLGDGITKSTSRSVKGRQLYKELVDKLFKDHSPIIPPNADNLNTPTNLSVLMVVENLAYLDMKSQTLNIIAWFQIDWYDPAFSWDTDVYPIDMIVVSEQDVWRPVIAIDNTLLPRDQIMQLELPIAIHSNGNFRWFPGDSYIMDCHVNLNFYPFDVQTCSVSITQWSHYSHHFNCTQAEIRSAIEGNGEWDIIDLAYHYTVFQDQDPGYAFWALKYTITLKRKWLFYVITLIFPIVLVSALTNVVFILPVDSGDKMSVSVTTFLTLAVFLTMIQDSLAKNSDTVCYLTLYLAVQMTLGALAIVESAIVVAFHHRTAAEDYIHSEQSSKGKRAATFKSFVDEELPESRLLNEENYTKTDSREQQNRHQIFKNQAQDEQISGCRLSNASVS; the protein is encoded by the exons ATGGATGATGTCATGCACTTGGGAGATGGAATCACCAAGTCTACATCACGTAGTGTAAAGGGGAGGCAGCTGTACAAAGAACTGGTGGACAAACTTTTCAAAGACCACAGCCCCATCATCCCTCCAAACGCTGATAACTTGAACACACCAACGAACCTGTCCGTGTTGATGGTTGTGGAGAATCTGGCGTATCTGGACATGAAGAGTCAGACCCTGAACATCATAGCCTGGTTCCAGATAGACTGGTATGACCCTGCCTTCTCCTGGGACACAGACGTGTATCCCATCGACATGATTGTTGTCAGTGAGCAGGATGTGTGGCGTCCTGTGATTGCCATCGACAACACCTTGCTGCCACGTGATCAGATCATGCAGTTAGAGCTGCCCATCGCTATTCACTCCAATGGCAATTTTCGTTGGTTTCCAGGTGATTCTTATATCATGGATTGCCATGTAAACTTGAACTTTTACCCCTTTGATGTGCAGACATGTAGTGTATCAATAACCCAGTGGAGCCATTACTCTCATCACTTTAACTGTACACAAGCGGAAATCAGATCTGCAATAGAAGGGAATGGAGAATGGGACATCATAGACTTGGCGTACCACTATACAGTGTTCCAAGATCAGGATCCTGGCTACGCCTTCTGGGCTTTGAAATACACTATTACCTTGAAAAGAAAATGGCTGTTTTACGTCATTACCCTCATCTTCCCCATCGTCCTTGTGTCTGCACTGACCAACGTTGTGTTCATTTTGCCTGTGGATTCTGGAGACAAGATGTCAGTGAGTGTCACCACCTTCCTCACACTGGCCGTTTTCCTGACCATGATCCAGGATTCCCTGGCCAAGAACTCGGACACTGTCTGCTACCTGACGCTGTACCTGGCCGTGCAGATGACACTTGGAGCCTTGGCCATTGTGGAGTCTGCCATTGTAGTGGCCTTTCATCATAGAACAGCTGCAGAGGATTATATTCATTCTGAGCAGTCCTCTAAGGGAAAACGGGCTGCCACCTTTAAATCATTTGTCGACGAAGAGCTGCCTGAATCCCGCTTGCTGAATGAAGAGAATTACACAAAGACAGATAGCCGGGAACAGCAAAACAGACACCAGATTTTCAAAAACCAGGCCCAGGATGAGCAGATTTCAG GCTGTCGGCTATCAAACGCAAGCGTGTCGTAG
- the LOC143296588 gene encoding neuronal acetylcholine receptor subunit alpha-7-like, whose translation MLIHLMRPKILLCIVSLMSGVFGSENSSKSMADEEDVMPLGDGITKSTSRSVKGRQLYKELVDKLFKDHSPIIPPNADNLNTPMNLSILMVVENLAYLDMKSQTLNIIAWFQIDWYDSAFSWDTDVYPIDMIVVSEQDVWRPVIAVANTLLPRDQIMQLELPIAIHSNGNFRWFPGDSFIMDCHVNLLFYPFDVQTCSVSITQWSQYSHHFNCTQAEIRSAIEGNGEWDIIDLGYHYTVFQEPDYAFWVLKYTITLKRKWLFYVINLIFPIVLVSALTNVVFILPVESGDKMSVSVTAFLTLAVFLTLIQDSLAKNSDTVCYLTLYLAVQMTLGALAIVESAIVVAFHHRTAAEDYIHSEQSSKGKRAATFKSFVDEELPESRLLNEENYTKTDSRGLQNRHQIFKNQAQDEQISAS comes from the exons ATGCTAATTCATTTAATGAGGCCGAagatattgctttgtattgtaagTCTTATGAGTGGGGTGTTTGGTTCAGAGAATTCTAGTAAATCCATGGCTGATGAGGAAGATGTCATGCCCTTGGGAGATGGAATCACCAAGTCTACATCACGTAGTGTAAAGGGGAGGCAGCTGTACAAGGAACTGGTGGACAAACTGTTCAAAGACCACAGCCCAAtcatccctcccaacgctgatAACTTGAACACGCCAATGAACCTGTCCATATTGATGGTTGTGGAGAATCTGGCGTATCTGGACATGAAGAGTCAGACCCTGAACATCATAGCCTGGTTCCAGATAGACTGGTATGATTCTGCCTTCTCCTGGGACACAGACGTGTATCCCATCGACATGATTGTTGTCAGTGAGCAAGATGTCTGGCGTCCTGTGATTGCCGTCGCCAACACCTTGCTGCCACGTGATCAGATCATGCAATTAGAGCTGCCCATCGCTATTCACTCCAATGGCAATTTTCGTTGGTTTCCAGGTGATTCTTTTATCATGGATTGCCACGTAAACTTGCTTTTTTACCCCTTTGATGTGCAGACATGTAGTGTATCAATAACCCAGTGGAGCCAATACTCTCATCACTTTAACTGTACACAAGCGGAAATCAGATCTGCAATAGAAGGGAACGGAGAATGGGACATTATAGACTTGGGGTACCACTATACAGTGTTCCAGGAGCCTGACTATGCCTTCTGGGTTTTGAAATACACCATTACCTTGAAAAGAAAGTGGCTGTTTTACGTCATCAACCTCATCTTCCCCATCGTCCTTGTGTCTGCACTGACCAACGTTGTGTTCATTTTGCCTGTGGAGTCTGGAGACAAGATGTCAGTGAGTGTCACTGCCTTCCTCACACTGGCCGTTTTCCTGACCTTGATCCAGGATTCCCTGGCCAAGAACTCGGACACTGTCTGCTACCTGACGCTGTACCTGGCCGTGCAGATGACACTGGGGGCCTTGGCCATTGTGGAGTCTGCCATTGTAGTGGCCTTTCATCATAGAACAGCTGCAGAGGATTATATTCATTCTGAGCAGTCCTCTAAGGGAAAACGGGCTGCCACCTTTAAATCATTTGTCGACGAAGAGCTGCCTGAATCCCGCTTGCTGAATGAAGAGAATTACACAAAGACAGATAGCCGTGGACTGCAAAACAGACACCAGATTTTCAAAAACCAGGCCCAGGATGAGCAGATTTCAG CATCATGA